One Mercurialis annua linkage group LG3, ddMerAnnu1.2, whole genome shotgun sequence DNA window includes the following coding sequences:
- the LOC126675546 gene encoding uncharacterized protein LOC126675546, translated as MAVICWRIWIARNDKCFNNFEWTVSEVNSRALAQLHEFSSAHVLNNQSSAIVNGSTRQVQRWRPPPPGMIKINFDTALSISNRIAAVGIVSPEIAEALGMRHAIMIVSQLGLRNIIIEGDCLNVISAAQGKKDIPSTIKVIIFDTVRLSSSFISCDFAYVKRMCNWMVYEVAKKFLKPPF; from the exons ATGGCAGTAATTTGTTGGAGAATATGGATTGCAAGAAATGATAAGTGTTTTAACAATTTCGAGTGGACAGTCTCAGAAGTGAATTCCAGAGCATTGGCACAATTACATGAATTTTCATCTGCTCATGTGTTGAATAATCAATCTTCGGCTATAGTTAATGGTTCAACTCGGCAGGTTCAGCGGTGGAGGCCTCCACCGCCGGGAatgatcaaaataaattttgatacgGCCTTAAGTATTAGTAACCGTATTGCAGCTGTTG GAATAGTATCTCCTGAAATTGCGGAGGCACTGGGGATGCGGCATGCCATTATGATTGTTTCTCAACTTGGTCTAAggaatattattattgaagGTGATTGTTTAAATGTGATCTCTGCAGCTCAAGGCAAAAAGGATATTCCGTCAACAATAAAAGTCATAATCTTTGATACCGTTCGCTTATCATCGTCGTTTATATCTTGCGACTTTGCATATGTTAAGCGAATGTGTAATTGGATGGTCTATGAAGTGGCTAAAAAGTTCTTAAAGCCTCCTTTTTAG
- the LOC126675564 gene encoding uncharacterized protein LOC126675564, translated as MASNSILFVIWCDGSIINSPRGVEYLGGRYVHVPINGRINFGELAEICRTTVSTSVSPPEVTKIYFRLPHVERYEICSYSLFEVQDDQNVFAILNQTARMPTLNVLEFYVEYHISASNETSMQLDLCSSESERGSVEEEEDEHYDSEEEDMEDILIAEEPSNITQYQSQLPQHIRCVDLSDFDVDETWEAPNIEWQRGMEFQTGMIFSSRLVVRTCAITYSVDNGREFQSHRTTKTTLVLVCKHRKMCNWWLRATLLQKTNTWTLTKYIGPHKCDMLASTRNHRNFGIIQIADFIKTQVLGQRDIRIKTLMAGILESLGLALPYKRVWYGKERAISSVYGDWEYNYTQITKFMDNVVLVNPGSFWHGEGRLTDCGGVQCRIFKRMFWTFFPMVDGFPFCKPVLFIDGTHLYGKYKLHMLIASAVDGNNHIIRSASVTRIENIHPRIREEVMRTALGPFITMRQYTVDMTLVTALVERWKPETHTFMFPEGELKLTVRGKLTVSGELKLPKHF; from the exons ATGGCGTCAAACAGTATATTATTTGTGATATGGTGTGATGGTAGCATCATAAACTCCCCCCGTGGAGTTGAATATTTGGGGGGTAGATATGTTCATGTACCGATTAATGGAAGAATAAATTTTGGGGAGTTGGCCGAAATCTGTAGAACGACAGTATCTACTAGTGTGAGCCCTCCGGAGGTCACGAAAATTTATTTTCGGCTACCTCATGTTGAAAGGTATGAGATATGTTCATACTCGTTGTTCGAAGTGCAAGATGACCAAAACGTATTTGCGATTCTGAACCAGACAGCTCGAATGCCGACGTTGAACGTGTTAGAGTTCTACGTGGAGTATCATATTTCGGCTTCTAATGAAACTTCGATGCAACTAGATTTATGTTCTAGTGAGTCTGAGAGAGGCAGTGTGGAAGAGGAAGAAGACGAGCACTATGATAGTGAGGAAGAGGATATGGAGGATATTCTAATCGCTGAAGAACCAAGTAATATTACACAATACCAGTCTCAACTTCCGCAACACATACGATGTGTCGATCTCAGTGACTTTGATGTGGACGAGACATGGGAAGCGCCGAACATTGAATGGCAGCGTGGGATGGAATTTCAAACCGGGATGATTTTCTCGAGTCGATTGGTTGTGCGAACATGTGCCATTACTTATTCGGTTGATAATGGACGAGAGTTTCAGAGTCACCGGACAACAAAAACAACACTGGTCCTAGTTTGCAAGCATCGAAAAATGTGCAATTGGTGGCTGCGGGCCACCCTGCTCCAGAAAACCAACACATGGACGCTGACGAAATATATCGGGCCACACAAATGCGATATGCTAGCGTCAACTCGTAACCACAGAAATTTTGGAATTATTCAAATTGCCGATTTTATTAAGACTCAAGTGTTGGGGCAGCGTGATATTCGGATTAAGACGCTTATGGCAGGGATTTTAGAATCCTTAGGACTGGCCCTTCCATATAAGCGGGTGTGGTATGGAAAGGAGAGAGCAATTAGCAGCGTCTACGGGGACTGGGAATATAACTACACGCAAATCACGAAATTCATGGATAATGTGGTCCTCGTGAATCCTGGATCCTTCTGGCATGGTGAAG GCCGCCTAACTGATTGCGGTGGGGTGCAATGTAGAATTTTCAAAAGAATGTTTTGGACCTTCTTTCCGATGGTTGACGGATTTCCATTTTGCAAACCAGTTCTATTCATCGACGGGACGCACTTATATGGTAAATACAAATTGCATATGTTGATAGCGTCGGCGGTAGATGGCAACAACCACATAATCCG GAGTGCTTCAGTGACCCGAATAGAGAATATTCATCCGCGCATTCGAGAGGAAGTAATGCGGACAGCACTAGGACCCTTCATTACTATGCGGCAATACACCGTAGACATGACTCTGGTGACTGCATTAGTTGAGCGGTGGAAGCCGGAGACCCACACATTTATGTTTCCTGAGGGGGAGCTCAAGCTTACAGTCAGAGGCAAGCTTACAGTTTCGGGGGAGCTCAAGCTTCCAAAACACTTTTAG